The Candidatus Beckwithbacteria bacterium DNA window AAGTAGAAAAAGGCTTACGTCATAAAATTATTGACAGCGTTAGGTGGTTGGCCGAATGGTGTATTAGAATGATTAAGATGTTCGGGGTAAAAGTGGCCTATAGGAGAAAATAATGGACCAAATTAATATTTTAATTGAACAAGCAAAATATTTAGTGTTGATTGCCTTTTTATTAGGTTTGGGAATCGTGGGTTTGGTGGGATTTTTGTATGTTTTGGCCCAATACTGGAAACATAAAGACAGGGAAAAAAGATCATTAGAGTTTGTGGTACTTCAGGTGGCGGTGCCCAGAGACAATGAAGTCAAGATTGACGCGGCGGAACAAATGTTTGCCTCGATGGCCAGCTTAAAAAAAGGCGGCGGGCTGTTGGGCTTTTTAAAACCGTGCGATCACTTGAGTTTTGAGATTGTCGCCAAAAAAGAAGACATCAGATTTTACGTGTCAGTTCCCAATAAATTGCGGGATATGGTGGAGAAACAGATTAATGGAACTTATCCGGGCGCGGACGTGAAAGAGGTGGATGAGTACAATATTTTTACTGATTACGGCAAGGTGGCATTCGCGGCTTTAAAGCTGAATAACGCGCCATTTTATCCTGCCCAGATTTACAAAGATTTGCCGGTGGATCCGTTAAGCTCGATCACGGCTGGGTTAGCGAAGATGGGTGATAACGAAGGAGCGGTGATGCAGGTGTTGATTACCCGGGCGGACAAAAAATGGCAGAAAGCAGGACGAAGTTATATTTCCAAGACTAAAAAAGCCGAGTCGGACCCGGAAAAAGCCAAGTATAACGTGGACCCGAAGACTTACGAGCAGATTGAAAATAAATGTTCTAAACCGGGGTTTGAAACGACCATTAGATTGGTGGTTTCATCGACCACTAAAGAATCGGCAGAGGCGCATTTGTCAAATTTAGTTTCGGCTTTTTCCCAGTTTAATTCCGACCACAACAGTTTTGAGAGGGCGAAAATCCACTTAAAGAAATTATTCATGGTGGATTTTATTTACCGCTATCTGCCGTTATTCGGGTCAAACACGATTTTGTCAACGGAAGAGCTAGCGACGATTTTTCACTTTCCCAACAAAACAATTGAGACACCGCACATTTTTTGGTTGTCAGCCAAGCGGGCGCCGGCGCCGGCCTTGATTCCAAGAACGGGATTGTATTTGGGGAAAAGCGTGTACCGAGGAGTGGCCCGGCCGGTGTGTATTACTGATGACGATCGATTAAGACACGTTTATATTATCGGAAAAACCGGGGTGGGTAAGTCTGAGCTATTGACGGATATGATTATGCAGGATATCCGGGCCGGAAAAGGCGTTTGTTTTATCGATCCGCACGATACCGTGGAAAAGATTTTGGAAATGATTCCGCCGGAGCGGGCAGAAGACGTGATTTATTTTAATCCGAGTGATACCCAGCGGCCGATGGCCCTGAATATGCTGGAAGCCAATACCGAAGAGGAAAAACATTTTGTGACCACTTCAATCGTGGGGTTGATGTACAAACTGTACGATCCGCATAAAACCGGCATTATCGGGCCGCGGTTTGAACACGCAATCAGAAATGC harbors:
- a CDS encoding type IV secretion system DNA-binding domain-containing protein, encoding MDQINILIEQAKYLVLIAFLLGLGIVGLVGFLYVLAQYWKHKDREKRSLEFVVLQVAVPRDNEVKIDAAEQMFASMASLKKGGGLLGFLKPCDHLSFEIVAKKEDIRFYVSVPNKLRDMVEKQINGTYPGADVKEVDEYNIFTDYGKVAFAALKLNNAPFYPAQIYKDLPVDPLSSITAGLAKMGDNEGAVMQVLITRADKKWQKAGRSYISKTKKAESDPEKAKYNVDPKTYEQIENKCSKPGFETTIRLVVSSTTKESAEAHLSNLVSAFSQFNSDHNSFERAKIHLKKLFMVDFIYRYLPLFGSNTILSTEELATIFHFPNKTIETPHIFWLSAKRAPAPALIPRTGLYLGKSVYRGVARPVCITDDDRLRHVYIIGKTGVGKSELLTDMIMQDIRAGKGVCFIDPHDTVEKILEMIPPERAEDVIYFNPSDTQRPMALNMLEANTEEEKHFVTTSIVGLMYKLYDPHKTGIIGPRFEHAIRNAMLTVMSDPGSTFIEVVRCLTDARYVQEILPRVKDPIVRRYWTDQIAQTSDFHKSEVLDYIVSKFGRFVTNKMMRNIIGQSQSAFSFRKVMDEGKILLINLAKGRIGEENSQFLGLILVPKILMAAMSRQNIPEEQRRPFYIYVDEFQNFATPDFAQILSEARKFGLGLTVANQFIGQMEEEVKNAIFGNVGTLISFRVGVTDANYLEHEYQPTFSETDLINVERFNAYVKTIVNNEPVPAFSMDLTKDMTKAKEARSLKMAEMVKQLSRLKYAKDMNVVEAEITQRAKL